In one window of Bizionia sp. M204 DNA:
- a CDS encoding phage holin family protein, with amino-acid sequence MKLIIRILITAVAVVLLAKLLPGIAVESYTTAIIVAIVLGLLNLIVRPILIFLTLPATIITLGLFLFVINALMILLADSLINGFTVSSFWTALLFSILLTILQSIFYGILGQDNE; translated from the coding sequence ATGAAATTAATTATCAGAATTTTAATTACAGCCGTAGCAGTTGTATTGTTAGCTAAATTGTTACCAGGTATTGCAGTAGAAAGTTATACAACAGCCATAATTGTAGCAATTGTTTTAGGATTGCTAAATTTAATAGTCAGACCTATTTTAATCTTTTTAACCTTGCCAGCAACTATTATCACTCTGGGTTTATTCCTGTTTGTTATTAACGCTTTAATGATCTTATTAGCCGATAGTTTAATTAATGGATTTACAGTTTCCAGTTTCTGGACCGCTCTATTATTTAGTATTCTATTAACGATTTTACAATCCATATTTTACGGTATTTTAGGTCAAGATAACGAGTAG